TTTGCTACCAACGTCCTTGGTGAGTCAAATGTCAGGATTGAGGTTAGAAGAAAACGTTAATGGGAAGGAAACATGGGGTTGGTtatgaaaagtgtttttatcGTCCACTAGGGGTTTACATTCTCACTAAGAGTCTGCTTCCCTTGCTGGAGAAGAGTGCAGATCCCAGAGTGGTGAGTATGAGACACACAAGCTATGTTTATTTCACACTGTCACGATCTCCTACTATCTGTCTGTCTTATCTCACAGTAGTTATAGACTCCCAGTGTTTTCAAAACTTTTATGAACACCTCATAGTCTTTAGATTTTGCTGCACTGGTCAATGTAATCCATCATTTTAATGAGCATTTAATGGGTTTGGGCCGTGGCTATTTAGTGGTTCATTGCTGGTCACACCAATGAGACATCAGAAAGCATCCTGAAAAAAGGAGTAACAAAGAACCTCTCAGGCATGTAGGGGATTATTGCCTAATGCCACAGGGCCACAGGCTGCAGAACAAACCCAATGgatttatttaataaaagaaaaaagaaaaagaaaacggTGGAAAAAGTTTTTAAGtaatttcatgttaattaaaatgacaacacCACAATGCAAAAATACCGCGTTACATGTAAAGGTCCTGAATTAAAGATATAGTATTATCTGTAAAAATGTTCCTGAAGTCTCAAAAGTATTTACTGACTTCTGTCTGCGTTAATTTACCTGATAATTTATAGTAAAAGATGCTTAACGCGTCAGCAGCATTTTAGCAacttatacagtatgttatgcATCTTTTTATAATGCCAATTTTAACTATTGTATTCTTACACTTTGGTAGataaatgtattattgtgtATCATATTTTATCATAGTTTTTCCATGTGATCATcgtttttaaaatattacttaaaggtatttgtgttttatctgcaaTCAGGAGTCTTATTGACACTAGCTAATGGTAGGGCTCAATAACACCTTTGAATATAATACTTCAATAAATATACCACTATATACTGTGCACAGTAAAATGCAGCGTGCTGACatgattttaaatataatttaatatcaTGCCCATATCAAATCTAGCTCGCTCTTTTGCCCCTCACCGATGTTTCCATTGGTCCATGTTCAGATCACAGTGTCATCAGGGGGGATGTTGGTGCAGAAGCTCAGGACAGGAAACCTGCAGTCTGAGAGGGGCCGCTATGACGGCACCATGGTCTACGCCCAGCACAAAGTAAGAAGTCAGCTTGAAGCCTGCTAATGAATGTGATGGACTGTCTCGCTATTCTGTCCTTAAGTGCTCTGAGGTTATTAAGAAACCAGACATAGATGACCTATTTTCATGTCAAATGTATTATTGAAAGAAAAACCTAGAAGAGTGTGATTAGTCTATTGCAGTTTGCATATTGCAGCTGATATTTCCCTTTTGTTATTCATTGAGATAATTCATTGATCAGGTCCTGAAATAGTTTGTTTACCTTTGACATGAATGATAGGGTGTAGGCTTTTTGATTATCTGGTGACTGTAGAATTCGCTAGCACTACAATGAACCTCAATTGAATTGTGTAATTGATGGTATGAAGACAAATATTGGCAAAGGCATTGTTTTGGTCCAGAAACAGTAACATCCTTTAACAGCTGATGTAAAATAAATCCTGTTTCGTATGATGTCGTAGGTCACTGTGATTCAATATGACACCGAGCCTGGATATCTCAAATCTGAGCCCCTTGTctatttcatgtgttttaccTCCTTGCAGTCCAACCCTTTAGATATCATCACTGCATAGACACACttattcgtgtgtgtgtgtgtgtgtgtgtgtgtgtgtgtgtgtgtgtgtgtgtgtgtgtgtgtgtgtgtgtgtttcagaggcaGCAGGTGGTGATGACAGAGCAGCTGGCCAAGACTCACACTAACATCAACTTCTCCGTCATGCATCCTGGCTGGGTTGACACTCCAGGTATGGCCAGCTCACACAAACAGGCACAACAATTAGAATTAACAGCCAGGACAAAGTTAATTctctataaaaaaaagatgatctCTACCTAAAACTTATTGtagtttgtttctctctctatctctctctctccctctctctctcttttcctctatGGCTGTGCGTCCCAGCGGTGGCTAATGCCATGCCCGACTTCCACAGCTCTATGAAGGAGAGTCTGAGGACTCCGGAGCAGGGGGCCGACACTGTGGTCTGGCTGGCTATCTCTGAAGCTGCAATCACAAACCCCAGCGGACGTTTCTACCAGGGTATGTTGcaaaatgcatacattttttgtcattttcatttaccTGCTCATCTATTAGGGATTtgtgtattaaaaaaaagtttgtcaaaccagacaaaaatgtaattttggtGCCCCAagattacaaacaaaaagaagaccGTTGGCTGAATTATGCGTTTGTCAGTTGTGGGTcggcatggtgtgtgtgtgtgtttgtgtgacggTTTGGCCTGTGTCCATTGCAGCTGGAGTGGGTTGCTTTTGGTGCCAGATACTGCCAAGGAGTACAGTGCCTCTATGAGCAAACGCACACTCACAAATGCACTTTAGTAGgcacgtccacacacacacacacacacacacacacacacacacacacacaaagacccCAGTGGCCTTGTAGAGGGAGGCTATAGTCTCATAGACACAAACATGCTGCATTCATCTTGCTGTGTGATGTGATCCATATGATCCAGTTTTAATTGTAGGTAGGTTGGTCCACCTCGTTCTGTCAGTGAATTTATGTAATACCAATATGAAGTGACAGTGACAGGGAGAggacatgtttgagtgacagaaGACACTGGAACATGTTGCTTTATACCTGAGGTGTCAAGCAAGCTGTCTGCTTGGCTTTTTCTTCACTCACTCAGCCAAACGGCTGCAGGTGCCAAAATTGTAGCAGctgtcaaaatgtcaatatttattACTATCGTGGCAAcacttatttttttgtcatttgcatGAGCTTACAAGTCCTGGGATCCAATGTTGTACAAATCCAGATTCCAATTGGATCTTGATATGCACAAGCAACCATGAAGCTCATTGTTTCATAAGTGTTGATCTtagtaaaaactaaaataaacaaatcatttttaattggttaaagctgctgtaagtgttattttcttgtattccaacagtaatcactgtcatagagtgtttggtcagtaaccaatgtctcctcctcctgcccttgctgtaaaagagaaaagaacatttctggTATCCCAGCCGACTTTacccaatcaggacagagaattTCATAAAGAGGCGGTGCTGTCTGCAGGATTCTCCTGTTTTACCGGCAATGGCGGAACAGGGAAAGCAACCAATTCCAGCACTCTGGTTGACtgcttatactaccaaacaggccaagcgatgaaaaacacttgaagaaaagaaagaggcagagtATAGTAATGAATAGTTTGAGGCCACATCTTCTCTATTGGTTTCCCGTTATACTCTTGTACTTTGGCCAGTGTGACTGTGAGACAGGCATTAAATTGCATTCAATGTGGTAATAAAAAGTTCTAAAAAGTCTTAGATTGAACTTGGTGTATTTGCTGAAACCTTGGCATTTGAATCATGTGTTGGGAGAGAAGCCTGGATCTATAGAAATGTTGTGTCTGGTCTCTATTGCCTTTTAAACACAGGCCATATAAAAGCTGACCTTCTAACAACTTGTTGAAATCAATATTACATAAACATGGGGGTAGGTTCTACACAAAAGTCAATAGATAAACCTGGATGTTAACCTGTCTGTTTTTGCCCAGACCGGAAGATGGTGTCCACCCACCTGCCGCTGGCCTGGACCCACAGCTCTCCCCTGGAGGAGCAGAAGTTATTGTCTCTGCTGGAGGACTTGGCCAAGACGTTTCAGCCACATTGAGACAGCAGGAACTGGTCGCCGATACACCGCCAACACTAACACCTTCTGTTCATACTGACCAAGGCTGGACTCAGCGTTTCATCCCCATGATGATGTAATACActccagcagagggagcagatCTGGGtccatttttttcaaagcatttGCAGTTTTTAACACTACCTGTGGTCTTAAAATGGAACTGAATGAAGAAATACTATGAAACCCAAGCCTTACAATGCCACATTATACTCACCTATAACTGGGGGCACTAAGCAAGATCTGTAATGCTCGATAACTATTTATATGATGACACCTTTTCCTACTTGTGAGCTTTAAAAGGACTAAAATGTAACTGTATCAGAGTGTTTGATAGTGATGCTGCTTTCAAAGGATGTTATCTTGCTGATGGAGAGAGCACCttcataaatcacacacacacacacacacacaaacaatccaGTCTGTTACTTTGACTTTATGAAAGTTGTCAATCAGATGGGAATCTGATATGaccaaagtcacacacacacactgcattatTACTTCACAACACCAGCCATGGGTTCAATCTCATACTTGTTGTCTTGATGACTTACAAACGTGCCAAGTGATGTGTGTTTAACAGTCATGTCAACATGTCAATAACTTGTGTATTTGCTGTATTGTAGTGCAGCTTGTGCTCAGGCTGGAGATGAGGTGCTCTCTCCATTAGTCGAGTGCCTTAAA
This is a stretch of genomic DNA from Pagrus major chromosome 2, Pma_NU_1.0. It encodes these proteins:
- the dhrs12la gene encoding DHRS-12_like_SDR_c-like domain-containing protein; its protein translation is MSLYRNSAWFLKGVTEFTRNAYLSASKRFVEKDLEVSMAGRAFMITGANSGIGKATAMAIAKRGGTIHMVCRNKDKAEEARADIIKETGNKEIYVHILDLSETKKVWEFAEAFKRKYKALNVLINNAGSIMSQRDVNAEGLEKSFATNVLGVYILTKSLLPLLEKSADPRVITVSSGGMLVQKLRTGNLQSERGRYDGTMVYAQHKRQQVVMTEQLAKTHTNINFSVMHPGWVDTPAVANAMPDFHSSMKESLRTPEQGADTVVWLAISEAAITNPSGRFYQDRKMVSTHLPLAWTHSSPLEEQKLLSLLEDLAKTFQPH